The DNA segment TTTTAAGCCAATATTGCTCGATCAACTCGACGAGAAACGTATTGCTGCAAGCACCGTTCAGCACCTTGTGAAAACGGTCGTTGAGCTGAGACGCCTCGAACAGATCATCCTTCTCGACAGCGCCGCGGTAGGCTTCGTTGATGCTGCGGAGCGTCGAAACCAGTTCTGGCGAGCCGGGCAACTTGATTCGCATCGCCGCCTCGCGATGCAAGATGCAGCGTACCTCGTACATTTGACGAATCTCGGAGGCACTGTAGTCGCGCACGGTGGCACCGCGGTTCGGCCGTCGCACGACCAGGCCTGAGCGGTCGAGTTCGTCGAGCGCGGCCCTGATGACGTGTCGTCCCACCGAGAACCGGACGCTCATCTCTTCTTCGAGCAGCCTTTCCCGAGGCTTCAGCCGGCCGAAGACGATCTCTTGCTGCAACGTCCTGACGATCGAGAACACCCGGTCGTCCAATCGCGGATCCGCTTCCGGAGCGTCGCTCGCGAGGGGATTCGGCGTCGATTGGCCCTTGCGTCTCACTTTAGTCTCA comes from the Bosea sp. (in: a-proteobacteria) genome and includes:
- a CDS encoding GntR family transcriptional regulator — encoded protein: MGETKVRRKGQSTPNPLASDAPEADPRLDDRVFSIVRTLQQEIVFGRLKPRERLLEEEMSVRFSVGRHVIRAALDELDRSGLVVRRPNRGATVRDYSASEIRQMYEVRCILHREAAMRIKLPGSPELVSTLRSINEAYRGAVEKDDLFEASQLNDRFHKVLNGACSNTFLVELIEQYWLKTASTHSRAYATRNMGRIAETIDEHDAMITAVESGSNEELAEITIEHMGPALDILNSNIYGI